The following proteins are encoded in a genomic region of Euzebya sp.:
- the hemB gene encoding porphobilinogen synthase has translation MRPLDLTARPRRNRHSAGIRALVRETVLTPDDLLLPVFLHDDADDVPLTSMPGTTRWSIPGLVAEVGRAAALGIRGVVLFPKVEEADKSADGAEAANPDGLVPRAIAAIKDAHPDVLVVTDVALDPYSSAGHDGIVGPDGRVLNDETVEVLVRQALTHARAGADVVAPSDMMDGRVGAIRAGLDGEGFTTTSIMAYTAKYASAFYGPFRGALDSAPKDGDKKGYQMDPGNAREALREYHLDVAEGADAVMVKPAGPYLDVIRRIAEVSTLPVAAYQVSGEYLMLKAASAAGWLDEREVILETLTGIKRAGADVILTYFATQAAEWLTSGRG, from the coding sequence ATGCGCCCGCTGGACCTGACCGCACGTCCCCGCCGGAACCGTCACAGCGCGGGGATCCGCGCCCTCGTGCGCGAGACGGTGCTGACCCCCGACGACCTGCTCCTGCCGGTCTTCCTGCACGACGACGCCGACGACGTCCCCCTGACCTCGATGCCGGGGACCACCCGCTGGAGCATCCCGGGCCTGGTCGCCGAGGTGGGCCGCGCCGCGGCGCTGGGCATCCGCGGCGTCGTGCTGTTCCCCAAGGTCGAGGAGGCCGACAAGTCCGCCGACGGCGCGGAGGCGGCCAACCCCGACGGGTTGGTCCCCCGCGCCATCGCGGCGATCAAGGACGCCCACCCCGACGTGCTGGTCGTCACCGACGTGGCCCTGGACCCCTACTCGAGCGCCGGCCACGACGGCATCGTCGGTCCCGACGGCCGGGTGCTGAACGACGAGACCGTCGAGGTGCTCGTCCGCCAGGCCCTGACCCACGCGCGGGCCGGCGCCGACGTGGTCGCGCCCAGCGACATGATGGACGGGCGGGTGGGGGCCATCCGGGCGGGGCTGGACGGCGAGGGGTTCACGACCACGTCGATCATGGCCTACACCGCCAAGTACGCCTCGGCGTTCTACGGGCCGTTCCGCGGAGCGCTCGACTCCGCGCCGAAGGACGGGGACAAGAAGGGCTACCAGATGGACCCCGGCAACGCCCGCGAGGCGTTGCGGGAGTACCACCTCGACGTCGCCGAGGGCGCCGACGCGGTCATGGTCAAGCCCGCCGGTCCCTACCTCGACGTGATCCGGCGCATCGCCGAGGTGTCGACGCTGCCCGTCGCCGCCTACCAGGTCTCGGGGGAGTACCTGATGCTGAAGGCCGCGTCGGCGGCGGGGTGGCTCGACGAGCGCGAGGTCATCCTCGAGACCCTCACCGGCATCAAGCGGGCCGGTGCCGACGTCATCCTCACGTACTTCGCGACCCAGGCGGCGGAGTGGCTCACCAGCGGTCGAGGCTGA
- a CDS encoding ferredoxin — protein sequence MGTDLDKLGKRAVKAKVSTMQRHVLVCTSGDCKPGKDVVKRIKRGIALAGLRAQVSTAKTKCMDICKGKGAIVVVYPDGTWYGGVDEDLADRIVAEHLVGGRPVAEAVFLHNPLTTG from the coding sequence ATGGGCACGGACCTCGACAAGCTCGGCAAGCGCGCCGTCAAGGCGAAGGTGTCGACCATGCAGCGCCACGTGCTGGTCTGCACCTCGGGCGACTGCAAGCCGGGCAAGGACGTGGTCAAGCGGATCAAGCGAGGCATCGCCCTGGCGGGGCTCCGCGCGCAGGTGTCGACGGCCAAGACCAAGTGCATGGACATCTGCAAGGGCAAGGGGGCGATCGTCGTGGTCTACCCCGACGGCACCTGGTACGGCGGGGTCGACGAGGACCTGGCGGACCGGATCGTCGCCGAGCACCTCGTCGGGGGGCGACCCGTCGCGGAGGCCGTCTTCCTGCACAACCCCCTCACCACCGGGTAG
- a CDS encoding MaoC/PaaZ C-terminal domain-containing protein, which translates to MDIDALLAADPITWDSSWTAEDVILYHLGIGAGVPATDPGELRWTYERDLVTLPTFGTVIGFMPIHHYAALPGLDVDLRMLVHGEHRLDLHSPLPTAATSTSSCRPVAVHDKRQAAAVVFETTTAVDGAVVATNTMTAYIRGEGGFGGDPGPTPARIRAPKRPADVEITRPTLEQQALLYRLCGDANPLHVDPEFAAAGGFERPILHGMCTFGMAAKAVVDQLLDGDAAAVAGFGARFSGVVLPGDALTHAAWRTDEGIVVESRVADRTVLKQALLTLRSRTGWGGVSRPTGG; encoded by the coding sequence ATCGACATCGACGCCCTGCTCGCCGCGGACCCCATCACCTGGGACTCGTCCTGGACGGCTGAGGACGTGATCCTCTACCACCTCGGCATCGGCGCCGGCGTGCCGGCCACCGACCCCGGAGAGCTGCGGTGGACCTACGAGCGGGACCTCGTGACCCTGCCGACCTTCGGGACGGTGATCGGGTTCATGCCGATCCACCACTACGCCGCGCTGCCGGGGCTCGACGTCGACCTGCGCATGCTGGTCCACGGCGAGCACCGCCTCGACCTGCACTCGCCGTTGCCGACCGCGGCGACCTCGACGTCGTCGTGCCGACCGGTCGCGGTGCACGACAAGCGCCAGGCCGCCGCGGTGGTGTTCGAGACGACCACCGCCGTCGACGGCGCGGTCGTCGCCACGAACACGATGACCGCCTACATCCGGGGCGAGGGCGGGTTCGGCGGGGACCCCGGCCCCACACCGGCGCGGATCCGCGCCCCAAAGCGACCCGCGGACGTGGAGATCACCCGCCCGACGCTCGAGCAGCAGGCCCTGCTGTACCGGCTGTGCGGCGACGCGAACCCCCTCCACGTCGACCCGGAGTTCGCCGCGGCGGGGGGGTTCGAGCGCCCGATCCTGCACGGCATGTGCACCTTCGGGATGGCCGCGAAGGCCGTCGTCGACCAGCTGCTCGACGGCGACGCAGCGGCGGTCGCGGGCTTCGGGGCCCGCTTCAGCGGGGTCGTGCTGCCCGGTGACGCGCTGACCCACGCGGCCTGGCGGACCGACGAGGGGATCGTCGTCGAGAGCCGCGTCGCCGACCGCACGGTCCTCAAGCAGGCGCTCCTGACCCTCCGTTCTCGAACCGGGTGGGGCGGCGTCAGCCGACCCACAGGAGGCTGA
- the sodN gene encoding superoxide dismutase, Ni: MLRRLLTLTERFTTADTALAHCDLMCGVYDPAQARIEAESVHKIAQKYQDSDDPVFRDRAILIKEERAELVKHHLSVLWTDYFKPPHVEEFPHLHDLFWRAIKQAGDAKKTMDPAAGEKLLSMIDEIDEIFQKTKQS, encoded by the coding sequence ATGCTCCGACGACTGCTCACCCTGACCGAGCGCTTCACCACCGCCGACACCGCCCTCGCCCACTGCGACCTGATGTGCGGGGTCTACGACCCGGCGCAGGCCCGCATCGAGGCCGAGTCGGTGCACAAGATCGCCCAGAAGTACCAGGACTCCGACGACCCGGTGTTCCGCGACCGGGCGATCCTCATCAAGGAGGAGCGGGCGGAGCTCGTCAAGCACCACCTGTCCGTCCTCTGGACCGACTACTTCAAGCCCCCGCACGTCGAGGAGTTCCCCCACCTCCACGACCTGTTCTGGCGGGCCATCAAGCAGGCCGGCGACGCGAAGAAGACCATGGACCCCGCCGCCGGCGAGAAGCTGCTCAGCATGATCGACGAGATCGACGAGATCTTCCAGAAGACCAAGCAGAGCTGA
- a CDS encoding EAL domain-containing protein: MGSGCADDIDGLIADGRLRSAYQPIVDLGTGDVVAYEALLRGPVGSPLEMPGALFPAAAAAGVSAELEWAGVRCGIEGAVSGGLRHDVPVFVNVEGASLGQSLQPAQMAVLEQAADMRVVFEVTERDLLARPADLLVLGQRLREHGWGLAIDDVGLQHPEGVAALALVRPDVVKLDMGLIHRGAGPGEAAVGLAVQAYVEEHGAAVVAEGIEDEVHRERALVLGATLGQGYLFGRPGPLPAVVDRPDRPLVTGRPCPAAGGRTPFDIAASRLTFRTAAKRTLLPISRQLELRALREAPEVLVFGTFQDQGHFTRRSAAQYGLLASQCSLVAAFAAGMDSEPAAGVRGADIPDDDPLRDEWTVVVISPHYAAALVGRDLGSGGEDMDRRFAFAVTHDRSLVAELGTALMARVAERRGSRIDGLGVPALV, encoded by the coding sequence ATGGGGAGTGGATGCGCAGACGACATCGACGGGCTGATCGCCGACGGTCGGCTCCGCTCGGCGTACCAGCCGATCGTCGACTTGGGGACCGGTGACGTGGTGGCCTACGAGGCCCTGCTGCGCGGCCCGGTCGGCTCCCCGCTCGAGATGCCGGGGGCGCTGTTCCCCGCTGCGGCGGCCGCCGGGGTGTCCGCCGAGCTCGAGTGGGCCGGCGTCCGCTGCGGCATCGAGGGTGCGGTCAGCGGCGGGCTCCGCCACGACGTGCCGGTGTTCGTGAACGTGGAGGGGGCGTCGCTCGGCCAGTCGCTGCAGCCCGCGCAGATGGCCGTCCTCGAGCAGGCGGCCGACATGCGGGTCGTGTTCGAGGTCACCGAGCGCGACCTGCTCGCACGCCCGGCGGACCTGCTCGTGCTCGGCCAGCGCCTGCGCGAGCACGGGTGGGGGCTCGCCATCGACGACGTCGGCCTGCAGCACCCGGAGGGCGTTGCGGCCCTGGCGCTGGTCCGGCCCGACGTGGTGAAGCTCGACATGGGCCTGATCCACCGCGGCGCGGGTCCGGGCGAGGCCGCCGTCGGCCTGGCGGTCCAGGCCTACGTCGAGGAGCACGGCGCGGCCGTCGTCGCCGAGGGCATCGAGGACGAGGTGCACCGCGAGCGGGCGCTGGTCCTAGGTGCGACCCTCGGCCAGGGCTACCTGTTCGGCCGCCCGGGGCCGCTGCCCGCCGTCGTCGACCGCCCGGACCGTCCCCTCGTGACCGGACGTCCGTGCCCCGCGGCGGGTGGGCGGACGCCGTTCGACATCGCGGCGTCCCGGCTGACGTTCCGGACGGCCGCCAAGCGGACCCTGCTGCCGATCTCCCGGCAGCTCGAGCTCCGCGCGCTCCGCGAGGCGCCGGAGGTCCTCGTCTTCGGCACCTTCCAGGACCAGGGGCACTTCACCCGGCGATCGGCCGCGCAGTACGGGCTGCTCGCGAGCCAGTGCTCCCTGGTCGCCGCGTTCGCCGCCGGGATGGACAGCGAGCCGGCCGCGGGCGTGCGGGGGGCTGACATCCCCGACGACGACCCGCTCCGGGACGAGTGGACGGTCGTCGTCATCAGCCCGCACTACGCAGCCGCCCTGGTCGGCCGCGACCTCGGCAGCGGCGGGGAGGACATGGACCGGCGCTTCGCCTTCGCGGTCACCCACGACCGGTCCCTGGTCGCCGAGCTCGGCACCGCGCTGATGGCCCGGGTCGCCGAGCGGCGCGGATCCCGGATCGACGGCCTGGGCGTCCCCGCGCTGGTCTGA
- a CDS encoding adenosylcobinamide amidohydrolase codes for MAHQRSRLIRATGDRVVLQLDPPRRCVASTIVGGGVGTVRSWLNLQVPLDYARTDPVDHLLAESDGLPGPVAATMTAAEVGDVVDVREGRAWVIATVGLSVPLAAAGDLPPWIGPAPQALGTINIAAVLDRPLTDAGLVNAVQTLTEAKAQALAACGIPALNHDGPATGTATDSVLVACAGPGDHGVHPREAAPSDFAGTATPIGHDLAVATHRCITEGVARWRRRHA; via the coding sequence GTGGCTCACCAGCGGTCGAGGCTGATCCGCGCCACCGGCGACCGGGTGGTGCTCCAGCTGGACCCGCCGCGCCGCTGCGTCGCCTCGACCATCGTCGGGGGAGGGGTGGGCACCGTCCGGTCGTGGCTCAACCTGCAGGTGCCGCTGGACTACGCCCGCACCGACCCGGTGGACCACCTGCTCGCCGAGTCCGACGGCCTCCCCGGCCCCGTGGCGGCCACCATGACCGCGGCGGAGGTCGGCGACGTCGTCGACGTCCGCGAGGGACGGGCCTGGGTGATCGCCACCGTCGGGTTGTCGGTTCCCCTCGCCGCCGCCGGCGACCTCCCGCCGTGGATCGGGCCCGCGCCGCAGGCTCTCGGCACGATCAACATCGCCGCGGTGCTGGACCGGCCCCTCACCGACGCCGGTCTGGTCAACGCCGTGCAGACCCTGACCGAGGCGAAGGCCCAGGCGCTGGCCGCGTGCGGCATCCCTGCCCTAAACCACGACGGGCCGGCCACCGGGACCGCCACCGACTCGGTCCTGGTCGCCTGCGCCGGGCCGGGGGACCACGGCGTGCACCCGCGGGAGGCCGCGCCGAGCGACTTCGCCGGCACCGCCACGCCGATCGGCCACGACCTGGCCGTCGCGACCCACCGCTGCATCACCGAGGGCGTCGCCCGCTGGCGTCGCCGCCACGCCTGA
- a CDS encoding methyl-accepting chemotaxis protein has protein sequence MVRTLLAQLPRQELAPAAFARRHRLLTWLLGLHVPLLAVMGWTQSVPTSHLMAELALVVVLWSAGVWLPGQLARANAVAAGLLSCSAVLVHFTDGRIDSHFHFFVILAFVALYQDWRPYALALLFVVGHHLTISLALPEAVFETMGPGDNPLPTVIVHALYVVGAVIAQMLLWRVVSDAQDDAEAQVRAVMTARHRDALAEEQQQAERLRDQAALATQLSEELTTITRATEQVLAQVAEVDAVTRSVLAQSEAVEGHAAAAVGRVGDLDEATTQARGAIADIERIAEQTDLLALNAGIEAARAGDAGRGFAVVADEVKELARETASLTGEVIGKVAVVDRVATEVSASMDQALSALDAVRQAQQSLVEAVAQQRAACEDIGALVRHAERLLDVPVGSAAPLHDAPLVSTG, from the coding sequence ATGGTTCGCACGCTGCTCGCCCAGCTGCCACGACAGGAGCTGGCACCTGCCGCGTTCGCGCGCCGCCACCGCCTGCTGACCTGGCTGCTCGGGCTCCACGTCCCGCTGCTGGCGGTGATGGGCTGGACCCAGTCGGTCCCCACCAGCCACCTGATGGCCGAGCTCGCCCTCGTCGTCGTGCTGTGGTCCGCGGGTGTCTGGCTGCCGGGCCAGCTCGCGCGGGCCAACGCGGTCGCCGCCGGGCTGCTCAGCTGCTCGGCCGTGCTGGTGCACTTCACCGACGGTCGCATCGACAGCCACTTCCACTTCTTCGTCATCCTGGCGTTCGTCGCGCTGTACCAGGACTGGCGGCCCTACGCGCTGGCGCTGCTCTTCGTCGTCGGCCACCACCTGACGATCAGCCTGGCCCTGCCCGAGGCGGTCTTCGAGACGATGGGCCCGGGCGACAACCCGCTGCCGACCGTCATCGTGCACGCGCTGTACGTCGTCGGGGCGGTCATCGCCCAGATGCTGCTGTGGCGGGTCGTCTCGGACGCCCAGGACGACGCCGAGGCGCAGGTCCGCGCGGTGATGACCGCCCGGCACCGCGACGCCCTCGCCGAGGAGCAGCAGCAGGCCGAGCGCCTGCGCGACCAGGCGGCCCTGGCGACCCAGCTCTCAGAGGAGCTGACCACGATCACGCGGGCGACCGAGCAGGTCCTCGCCCAGGTCGCCGAGGTGGACGCCGTCACGCGGTCCGTGCTGGCCCAGAGCGAGGCGGTGGAGGGCCACGCGGCAGCGGCCGTGGGCCGGGTCGGGGACCTCGACGAGGCGACGACGCAGGCCCGCGGGGCGATCGCCGACATCGAGCGGATCGCCGAGCAGACCGACCTGCTGGCGCTCAACGCCGGCATCGAGGCGGCCCGCGCCGGCGACGCAGGCCGCGGGTTCGCGGTGGTGGCCGACGAGGTCAAGGAGCTGGCCCGCGAGACCGCGTCCCTCACCGGCGAGGTCATCGGGAAGGTCGCCGTCGTCGACCGGGTCGCGACCGAGGTGTCGGCGTCGATGGACCAGGCGCTCAGCGCCCTCGACGCGGTCCGACAGGCCCAGCAGTCGCTCGTCGAGGCGGTCGCCCAGCAGCGGGCGGCCTGTGAGGACATCGGCGCGCTGGTCCGCCACGCCGAGCGGCTGCTCGACGTGCCCGTGGGATCAGCCGCGCCACTCCACGACGCCCCGCTGGTCAGCACCGGCTGA
- a CDS encoding SCO family protein produces MRPRLRPLVLVLALLVAACGSGDAGDLTAARPTVAETDTPGHDHAPPAAAGADRVAGSQLQQTLVPQPDVTGYQGAVLDRPVPKPDFTLTDTSGEPYDFRAETADAAVTFLYFGYTTCPDICPGHMAALATALREVDPAVAEEVEVVFVSVDPERDEDLLRQYLDSFDESFVGLTGEPAEINRVMDGMGLHPSAIAEDGDFPPSHPINIITFTGESSQIAYPFGVNGAAIAQDLPRLVDEGVVL; encoded by the coding sequence GTGCGTCCACGTCTCCGCCCCCTCGTCCTCGTCCTCGCGCTGCTGGTCGCCGCCTGCGGCAGCGGTGATGCCGGCGACCTGACCGCCGCCAGGCCGACCGTCGCCGAGACCGACACCCCGGGGCACGACCACGCACCACCGGCCGCCGCGGGTGCGGACCGGGTGGCGGGCAGCCAGCTGCAGCAGACGCTGGTGCCCCAGCCCGACGTCACCGGCTACCAGGGCGCCGTGCTCGACCGACCGGTGCCCAAGCCGGACTTCACCCTGACCGACACCTCCGGCGAGCCGTACGACTTCCGGGCCGAGACGGCCGACGCCGCGGTGACGTTCCTCTATTTCGGGTACACGACGTGCCCCGACATCTGCCCGGGCCACATGGCGGCGCTCGCCACCGCCCTGCGGGAGGTGGACCCGGCGGTGGCCGAGGAGGTCGAGGTCGTCTTCGTCTCGGTCGACCCCGAGCGGGACGAGGACCTGCTGCGTCAGTACCTCGACAGCTTCGACGAGTCCTTCGTCGGGTTGACCGGGGAACCTGCGGAGATCAACCGGGTCATGGACGGGATGGGGCTGCACCCCTCGGCCATCGCAGAGGACGGCGACTTCCCGCCGTCCCACCCGATCAACATCATCACGTTCACGGGCGAGTCCTCCCAGATCGCCTACCCGTTCGGGGTCAACGGCGCCGCCATCGCCCAGGACCTGCCTAGGCTCGTCGACGAAGGAGTCGTGCTCTAG
- a CDS encoding copper resistance protein CopC, whose protein sequence is MAHLRILLAVTALLVLTAIPASAHTELAETVPAEAEEVADPPSEVRLTFTAALQPGSTPEVSVVDPNGDDLVAAPPTVDGVEVIVPLNLAVTPGVHTVEWAVTAVDGHPLSGSYAFAFTPPADVATPPVPTATTTATATPTPTASASTPPAPSPSEVDLAADDGGVSGLWVVLVSVAAVAAAGAVVVTRLRNPDQHG, encoded by the coding sequence ATGGCGCACCTCCGGATCCTGCTCGCCGTCACCGCCCTGCTCGTGCTGACCGCCATCCCGGCGTCGGCGCACACCGAGCTGGCCGAGACCGTCCCGGCCGAGGCCGAGGAGGTCGCCGACCCCCCGAGCGAGGTCCGGTTGACGTTCACCGCCGCGCTGCAGCCCGGCAGCACCCCGGAGGTGTCGGTCGTCGACCCGAACGGCGACGACCTCGTGGCCGCACCCCCCACCGTCGACGGGGTCGAGGTGATCGTCCCGCTCAACCTGGCGGTGACGCCCGGCGTGCACACCGTCGAGTGGGCGGTGACCGCGGTGGACGGCCATCCCCTGTCCGGGTCCTACGCCTTCGCGTTCACGCCGCCGGCCGACGTGGCGACGCCGCCGGTCCCGACCGCGACGACCACCGCCACCGCCACCCCGACCCCGACCGCCTCGGCGTCGACGCCCCCTGCCCCGTCGCCCTCCGAGGTCGACCTCGCCGCGGACGACGGCGGCGTCTCAGGCCTCTGGGTCGTCCTCGTCAGCGTCGCCGCCGTCGCCGCGGCCGGCGCGGTCGTCGTCACCCGCCTCCGCAACCCCGACCAGCACGGCTGA
- a CDS encoding copper chaperone PCu(A)C, giving the protein MRIRGPLTTLIGLLAVLAAGCGGGGGGGEVSIDEPFSFVPAVDTTAAYFEITNEGDTDDVLVSASAEGFESVQVHDTVTEDGSAQMVEQTDGVPIPAGETVTLEPGGLHVMLIGSDHEIAAGDEITITLTFEEAGEVEITSEVREREAGDAPAMDMGGSEGEMDMGATEGG; this is encoded by the coding sequence ATGCGCATCCGAGGTCCCCTCACCACCCTGATCGGCCTCCTGGCCGTCCTCGCCGCCGGGTGCGGCGGTGGCGGCGGTGGGGGCGAGGTGTCGATCGACGAGCCGTTCAGCTTCGTCCCCGCCGTCGACACGACTGCGGCGTACTTCGAGATCACCAACGAGGGGGACACCGACGACGTGCTGGTGTCCGCGTCCGCGGAGGGGTTCGAGTCGGTGCAGGTCCACGACACCGTGACCGAGGACGGGTCGGCCCAGATGGTCGAGCAGACCGACGGGGTCCCGATCCCCGCGGGTGAGACCGTCACCCTCGAGCCGGGCGGCCTGCACGTCATGCTGATCGGGTCCGACCACGAGATCGCCGCCGGTGACGAGATCACCATCACGCTCACCTTCGAGGAGGCCGGTGAGGTCGAGATCACCTCCGAGGTCCGCGAGCGGGAGGCCGGCGACGCCCCGGCGATGGACATGGGCGGCTCGGAGGGCGAGATGGACATGGGCGCCACCGAGGGGGGCTGA
- the sodX gene encoding nickel-type superoxide dismutase maturation protease, whose protein sequence is MRSTGVAGTVVAALAVATAVALVRTPRVAVEGPSMLPTLRPHDRLAVLPLPPVEGRLVVLRDPREPSRTIVKRVVAVAGGAVEVAGDNPDASTDSRHFGPVPAGLVRGRPVYRYHPPATAGWLWRA, encoded by the coding sequence GTGCGCAGCACCGGTGTGGCGGGGACGGTCGTGGCTGCTCTGGCGGTCGCGACGGCCGTGGCGCTCGTCCGCACCCCGCGCGTCGCGGTGGAGGGGCCCAGCATGCTGCCGACGCTGCGCCCCCACGACCGGCTGGCCGTCCTGCCGCTCCCCCCGGTGGAGGGGCGCCTGGTCGTCCTGCGCGATCCCCGCGAGCCGTCGCGGACCATCGTGAAGCGGGTGGTCGCGGTGGCGGGCGGAGCGGTCGAGGTGGCCGGTGACAACCCGGATGCGAGCACCGACTCGCGGCACTTCGGTCCCGTGCCGGCCGGGCTGGTGCGCGGACGCCCGGTGTACCGCTACCACCCGCCGGCGACGGCCGGGTGGCTGTGGCGTGCGTGA
- a CDS encoding ABC transporter substrate-binding protein, whose amino-acid sequence MTTKLKWVRLVALMALLAIVAAACAADDGDGDEETEAAGAEETEAPAEETEAEETAPTEEEATEEATAEDTEEAAASGDGEALQLAYVLPETGQLAFLGPPIIAGFELAVEDINAAGGTNGVPVKSDGGDEGDGDGTIANQTVDRLLADGVDVIMGAASSGISLTIIDKVTGAGVVQCSPSNTSPTFTNYEDNGLYFRAAPTDALQGPVLAEQIVAAGGTNVAVLARADDYGQGLLDSTEAALTEAGASVAVATTYDPMAQSFDAEVQQVVDSGADAVALISFDEGARILQTMIERGVGPADVIVFGADGTASNDFPEEVDPNNPGILQGMRTTSPAPATNEDFISTLTEFAPDIADTLFAAEGYDCTVAAALAAVAGGANDAQTVADNMVAVTTEGTKCTAYAECLELLEGGEDIDYDGVSGPLDFTDAGEPSQGSYAVGEFNAEGDLDTIETITSTLDG is encoded by the coding sequence ATGACGACCAAGCTCAAGTGGGTGCGCCTCGTGGCGCTGATGGCGCTGCTCGCCATCGTCGCGGCGGCGTGCGCCGCCGACGACGGCGACGGCGACGAGGAGACCGAGGCGGCGGGCGCCGAGGAGACCGAGGCGCCGGCCGAGGAGACCGAAGCCGAGGAGACGGCCCCCACCGAGGAGGAGGCCACCGAGGAGGCGACCGCCGAGGACACCGAGGAGGCCGCGGCCTCCGGTGACGGCGAGGCGCTCCAGCTGGCCTACGTGCTGCCCGAGACCGGGCAGCTGGCCTTCCTCGGACCGCCGATCATCGCCGGGTTCGAGCTGGCGGTGGAGGACATCAACGCCGCCGGCGGCACCAACGGCGTGCCCGTCAAGTCCGACGGCGGTGACGAGGGCGACGGCGACGGCACGATCGCGAACCAGACGGTCGACCGGCTGCTGGCCGACGGCGTCGACGTGATCATGGGCGCGGCCTCGTCCGGCATCTCGCTGACCATCATCGACAAGGTGACCGGTGCGGGCGTCGTCCAGTGCTCGCCGTCGAACACCTCGCCGACCTTCACCAACTACGAGGACAACGGCCTGTACTTCCGCGCCGCCCCGACCGACGCCCTGCAGGGCCCGGTGCTGGCGGAGCAGATCGTCGCCGCCGGCGGCACCAACGTGGCCGTCCTCGCCCGCGCCGACGACTACGGCCAGGGCCTGCTCGACTCGACCGAGGCCGCGTTGACCGAGGCCGGCGCCTCCGTCGCCGTCGCCACCACCTACGACCCGATGGCCCAGAGCTTCGACGCCGAGGTCCAGCAGGTCGTGGACTCCGGCGCCGACGCGGTCGCCCTCATCTCCTTCGACGAGGGTGCGCGCATCCTGCAGACCATGATCGAGCGTGGTGTCGGCCCGGCCGACGTCATCGTCTTCGGCGCGGACGGCACGGCGTCCAACGACTTCCCCGAGGAGGTCGACCCGAACAACCCGGGGATCCTCCAGGGGATGCGGACCACCTCCCCCGCACCGGCCACCAACGAGGACTTCATCTCGACGCTGACCGAGTTCGCGCCGGACATCGCCGACACCCTGTTCGCGGCTGAGGGCTACGACTGCACCGTCGCCGCGGCGCTGGCCGCCGTGGCCGGTGGGGCGAACGACGCCCAGACCGTCGCCGACAACATGGTCGCCGTGACCACCGAGGGCACCAAGTGCACCGCCTACGCGGAGTGCCTGGAGCTGCTCGAGGGCGGCGAGGACATCGACTACGACGGCGTCTCCGGCCCGCTCGACTTCACCGACGCCGGTGAGCCGTCGCAGGGCAGCTACGCCGTGGGCGAGTTCAACGCCGAGGGCGATCTCGACACGATCGAGACCATCACCTCGACGCTGGACGGCTAG
- the lgt gene encoding prolipoprotein diacylglyceryl transferase has product MLATLPTPPVDGFDLGFTEVRVYGILIATAVLVAAAWTRRRYERVGGDAELADRVTIWAVVIAFVGARLAYVAPRIDRFLDDPLGIIQIWEGGLALYGGLTFGLLALIVLLPRWGGDLRAFLDAVAPALPLAQAIGRWGNYFNQELYGTPTDLPWAVRIEDPVAEYAGFETFHPTFLYESLANLLLVAVILRIERTGRLRKGGLAAVYAIGYGVIRFTLELIRTDTTWRVLGLSRNALVSLSVIAVGIALLRWWQGRPEPVAEPVAGADGAPDEEPSEASAVLVGVAEAGDDDRAGRGDGGDADEDDPEA; this is encoded by the coding sequence ATGCTCGCCACCCTCCCGACCCCTCCGGTCGATGGCTTCGACCTGGGCTTCACCGAGGTCCGCGTCTACGGGATCCTGATCGCCACGGCCGTGCTGGTGGCGGCGGCGTGGACCCGACGGCGCTACGAGCGGGTCGGCGGGGATGCGGAGCTGGCCGACCGGGTCACGATCTGGGCGGTCGTCATCGCCTTCGTCGGGGCCCGGCTGGCGTACGTCGCGCCGCGGATCGACCGGTTCCTCGACGACCCCCTGGGGATCATCCAGATCTGGGAGGGCGGGCTCGCGCTGTACGGCGGCCTGACCTTCGGCCTGCTCGCCCTGATCGTCCTGCTGCCCCGCTGGGGCGGGGACCTCCGCGCGTTCCTCGACGCGGTGGCCCCGGCCCTGCCGCTGGCCCAGGCGATCGGCCGGTGGGGCAACTACTTCAACCAGGAGCTGTACGGGACCCCGACGGACCTCCCCTGGGCGGTGCGCATCGAGGACCCCGTGGCGGAGTACGCCGGGTTCGAGACCTTCCACCCGACGTTCCTGTACGAGTCGCTGGCCAACCTGCTCCTCGTGGCGGTCATCCTCCGGATCGAGCGCACCGGTCGGCTGCGCAAGGGCGGCCTCGCGGCGGTGTACGCGATCGGCTACGGGGTCATCCGCTTCACCCTCGAGCTGATCCGCACCGACACCACGTGGCGGGTCCTCGGCCTGTCGCGCAACGCGCTCGTCTCGCTGAGCGTCATCGCGGTCGGGATCGCGCTGCTCCGCTGGTGGCAGGGCCGCCCCGAGCCGGTCGCCGAGCCCGTGGCCGGCGCCGACGGCGCACCGGACGAGGAGCCCTCGGAGGCCTCAGCCGTGCTGGTCGGGGTTGCGGAGGCGGGTGACGACGACCGCGCCGGCCGCGGCGACGGCGGCGACGCTGACGAGGACGACCCAGAGGCCTGA